The Deinococcus arcticus genome contains the following window.
CGCGCAGGGCTGGGTCTGGACCACTTTCAACACCTACCAGTGGGACCTGAACTGGGCCAACCCCGCTGTGCTGCGCGAATTCGTGGACATCATCCTGCACCTCGCCAACCGGGGGGTCGAGGTGTTCCGGCTGGACGCCATTGCCTTTCTGTGGAAGCGCCCCGGCACCGACTGCCAGAACCAGCCCGAGGTGCATCACCTGACCCGGGCGCTGCGGGCCTGCGCGCGCATTGCGGCGCCCGCCGTGGCCTTCAAGGCCGAGGCGATTGTGGCCCCGGGGCAGCTGATTCATTACCTGGGCACCGGCGGGCACCACGGCCGCGTGAGCGACATGGCGTACCACAACTCGCTGATGGTGCAGCTGTGGAGCAGCCTCGCCAGCCGCGACGTGCGCCTGTTTGAAGAGGCCCTGCGCGCCTTTGCGCCCAAGCCTTTGAGCACCACCTGGGGCATGTACGTGCGCTGCCACGATGACATCGGCTGGGCGATCAGTGATGACGACGCGGCCCGCGTGGGCCTGTCGGGGCCGGCGCACCGCCACTTCCTGAGCGACTTTTACAGCGGCGAGTATCCCGGGTCCTTTGCGCGGGGGCTGGTGTTTCAGCACAACCCGCAGACCGGGGACCGGCGCATCAGCGGCTCGGCGGCCAGCCTCGCGGGGCTGGAAGCGGCCCTGGCGGCGGGCGATCCGCGGCAGGTGGACCTTGCGGTGCGGCGGCTGCTGCTGCTGCACGCGGTCATCCTGGGCTTTGGCGGGGTGCCGCTGCTGTATATGGGCGATGAACTGGCGCTGCTGAACGACCACACGTTCGCTGACACGCCCGAGCACGCCCCGGACAACCGCTGGGTTCACCGCCCCCCCATGGACTGGGCCCGCGTGCAGGCCGTGGCCGCCGACCCTGGCACCCCCGAGGGCCGCGTGAACGCCGGGCTGCGCCGCCTGATCGCCGCGCGCCAGGGTCTGGCACACCTGCACGCCAGCGTGGAAAGCCGCCCGGTGGGCAGCCCCGATCCCTGCGTGCTGCTGCTGCGCCGCGACCATCCGCTGGGCGTGATGCTGGGGGTCTACAACTTCAGCGAGCACACCGTTCAGTTCCCCGCCTGGGCCCTGCGCGAGCACCTGGGCGAGCACGCGCTGGACCATGTGGCCGGGAGCGCCTTTACCTTCGGCCACGCCCCGGTGGTGCTGGACCCCTACCGCGCCCTGTGGCTGACCCAGGCCCCCTGAGCGCGGTGGTCAACGGGGCCAGTCAACGGGGCCACGCGCAGGAGGACGTGACCGAAAGCTCAACAGCAACGGACTCCGCCTGCAGCGGCCGGCCCCCTACCATCAGGTATGGCAACCACCCTCAAGGCCCTGGCCCAGAAGATGCGCGGCATGGACTACTGCCTGCTGACCACCGTGAGCAGTCACGGCCAGCTGGCCTCGCGGCCCATGAGCAACAACGGCGAGGTGGAATACGACGGCACCAGCTACTTTTTCACCTGGGCTGACTCGCGCGCCGCCCGCGATATCGAGAAAAACAGCCACGTCGTACTGAACTTCAAGGCCAAGAAGGGCTTTTTGTTCGTGGCGGTGCAGGGCCACGCCCGCGTACTGCACGACCGCCGCGTGATGAAAGACCACTGGCACCCGGAGCTGGAGCGGTGGTTCAAAGGCGGCCTGGACACCGAGGGGCTGGTGATGCTGGTTGTGGACGCCCGGCGCATTCAGTGGTGGGGCGAGGAAGACGGCAAGATTGAGTTGAAGCCGGATTGACGGGAAACCCCCAGCCATGCAAATGGGGCAGCCCGGTTGGTGGCTGCCCCAGGGGGTCCAGTGAAGCGGGGATTAAACTGCGCCCACCTTCCGGGCAATGATGCCTTCGATGTACTTGACCACGCTGGAAAGCGGCACGCGGCCCAGCACATCTTCCAGGAACGCCGTGACCAGCATCTTCTCGGCCGTTTCCCTGCTGATGCCGCGCGAGCGCAGGAAGAACAGGGCTTCCTGGTCCACCGGGCTGGTGGTGCTGCCGTGGCTGCAGCGCACGTCGTTGGCATTGATTTCCAGCTGCGGCACCGAGTAGTTGCGGGCTTCGCTGGACAGCATCAGGGTGCGGTGCTTCTGGTAGGCGTCGGTTTTCTGGGCGCCCAGGTCCACCTTGATCATCCCGGAGAACACGCCCACGCTCCGGTCGTTGTTCACGCCCTTGTACAGCAGGTCGCTGTGGGCGTGCGCGGCGGCGTGGTGCTGCAGGGTGTAGTGGTCGAAGTGCTGGTCTTCATTCGCAAAGTACAGCGCCAGCATCTCGCTGTCGGCGCCCTGCCCGCGCAGGTAGCTCTGCATCTCGGTGCGCGATAGGGTGCCGCCCATGGTCACCACCAGACTGTTCAGGGTGGCGTCGCGCTCCACGTCGCCGCGCTGGCGCTGAATATGGGTCACGCCCTTGCCCCAGTTCTGAATGGACACGTAGCGCACGCGCGCGCCCGCCTTCACGACCAGCTCCACAGCGCCAATGGCGTAGGTGCCGGGCAGGTCGTCGCTGGCCTGCTCGTCAATGAAGGTCACCTGCGCGTTTTCCTCGGCCACCACCAGGGTGCGGGTGGCGGTGTAGGTGCCGGCCTCGCTCATCACGCGGAAGGACCCCAGGGGCAGTTCGACCTCCACGCCGCGCGGCACGTACATAAAGGCGCCGTTCGTCCACAGCGCCGCCGCCAGCGCGCTGAACTTGCCCTCGCTGGGGTCGGGGCTCTTGCTGGGGGTGGTGCCGGGCGCGGCAATGGTGGTGTCGTCGGGCACCTCGGCAGGCACCACGGAATACAGGTACTGCTGCACCTTGTCGGCGTGCTGTTCCACCGCCGTCTTCAGGTCGGTGAAGATCACGCCCTTCTGGGTCAGCTCGGCGGGCAGTTCGGTGCGGTACACCACGTCTGGGCCGTCCAGCACCAGGAAAGCGCCCACGTCGGTGCCGGTCAGGCGTTCCTGCACGCTGGCGGGCAGCGCGGCCACGTCCGTGACCTCGTCGCGCTTGCCGTGGGGGCGCAGCGCGGCGAAGTCCATGTCCACCTGGGTGTACTTCCAGGCCTCCACGTTCTCGGTGGGAATGGCCAGGGTGTTGAACAGGTCCAGGCTCTCGCGGCGCTTGCTGTTCAGCCACTCGGGGCCGGTGTGCGTGGCCAGTTGCTCGGTGAATTGGGTCATGAACACTCCAGGAAAAGAAAAAGAAGTCCCTCAGTTGAGGAACGACTCCACTTCAATGACCACGCCGAAGG
Protein-coding sequences here:
- a CDS encoding alpha-amylase family protein, encoding MAPSDPFRLLAPESLRRAFDDDRDAETFLLRLERYGPELIESLAAVYGDQTAALLPELLEVLLHAFHTRPADLKRLDEARLLRPDWLQQPGMIGYVAYADRFAGTLRGVQARVPYLEELGVTYLHLMPLLRPRPGENDGGYAVADYRAVRGDLGSMDDLSALAADLRGRGISLVLDLVLNHVAQEHEWAVKARAGDPAYRDYFHLFPDRAGPDAYERTLPEIFPDFAPGNFTWNEDAQGWVWTTFNTYQWDLNWANPAVLREFVDIILHLANRGVEVFRLDAIAFLWKRPGTDCQNQPEVHHLTRALRACARIAAPAVAFKAEAIVAPGQLIHYLGTGGHHGRVSDMAYHNSLMVQLWSSLASRDVRLFEEALRAFAPKPLSTTWGMYVRCHDDIGWAISDDDAARVGLSGPAHRHFLSDFYSGEYPGSFARGLVFQHNPQTGDRRISGSAASLAGLEAALAAGDPRQVDLAVRRLLLLHAVILGFGGVPLLYMGDELALLNDHTFADTPEHAPDNRWVHRPPMDWARVQAVAADPGTPEGRVNAGLRRLIAARQGLAHLHASVESRPVGSPDPCVLLLRRDHPLGVMLGVYNFSEHTVQFPAWALREHLGEHALDHVAGSAFTFGHAPVVLDPYRALWLTQAP
- a CDS encoding pyridoxamine 5'-phosphate oxidase family protein; this encodes MATTLKALAQKMRGMDYCLLTTVSSHGQLASRPMSNNGEVEYDGTSYFFTWADSRAARDIEKNSHVVLNFKAKKGFLFVAVQGHARVLHDRRVMKDHWHPELERWFKGGLDTEGLVMLVVDARRIQWWGEEDGKIELKPD
- the sufD gene encoding Fe-S cluster assembly protein SufD, with amino-acid sequence MTQFTEQLATHTGPEWLNSKRRESLDLFNTLAIPTENVEAWKYTQVDMDFAALRPHGKRDEVTDVAALPASVQERLTGTDVGAFLVLDGPDVVYRTELPAELTQKGVIFTDLKTAVEQHADKVQQYLYSVVPAEVPDDTTIAAPGTTPSKSPDPSEGKFSALAAALWTNGAFMYVPRGVEVELPLGSFRVMSEAGTYTATRTLVVAEENAQVTFIDEQASDDLPGTYAIGAVELVVKAGARVRYVSIQNWGKGVTHIQRQRGDVERDATLNSLVVTMGGTLSRTEMQSYLRGQGADSEMLALYFANEDQHFDHYTLQHHAAAHAHSDLLYKGVNNDRSVGVFSGMIKVDLGAQKTDAYQKHRTLMLSSEARNYSVPQLEINANDVRCSHGSTTSPVDQEALFFLRSRGISRETAEKMLVTAFLEDVLGRVPLSSVVKYIEGIIARKVGAV